From the Phreatobacter oligotrophus genome, the window CACCCTCGCCGGGATCCTGGTCGCCGACGGCCTGATCGACCCGGCGGCGCCGGTGACCGCCTATGTGCCGGAACTGGCCCGGAGCGCCTTCGGCGATGCGACGGTGCGGCAGGTCATGGACATGACCACGGGCCTTGCCTACTCGGAAATCTACACCGACCCGAGCTCGGACATCTTCGCGCTGCGCCGCGCCAATGGCATGGCGCCGCCGCTGCCCGGCGTGCCGCAGCCCTCGCTGCTCGAATACCTGACGACGATCGCCAAGCAGGGCGAGCACGACCGGGTCTTCGCCTACAAGACCGTCAACACCGACGTGCTGGCATGGGTGATGAGGCGGGCGAGCGGCCTCAGCCTGTCGGAGCTGCTCTCCACCCGCATCTGGCAGCCGATGGGCGCCGAGGAAGATGCCCATTACACCGTCGACCGGCTGGGCATCGAGAGCGGCGGCGGCGGGCTCAACACCACGACCCGCGACCTCGCGCGGTTCGGCGAGGTGATGCGCGGCGGCGGCTCGTTCAACGGCCGGCGGCTTTTCCCGACGAGCGTGGTCGAGGCGATCACCTGCGGCGGCGACCCGGCGAAGTTCGCGCCCGCCGGCTATGCGACGCTCCCGGGCTGGTCCTATCGCACCCAGTGGTGGGTCAGCCATGACCCCCACGGCGCCTATATGGCGCGCGGCGTCCACGGCCAGTCGCTCTATATCGACCCGAAGGCGGAGGTGGTCA encodes:
- a CDS encoding serine hydrolase domain-containing protein, with translation MTTAATPAPPPGPEASDPVALGWMTGFPPPPDKAITYADGSFRAFPQLRWSWSHVRQIVPTVNVWRGTGGPSPLPRAEQDLDALPVTTMGGEATTFARALVDTYADGIVVLHRGRIVFERYFGALKPHQPHIGMSVTKSFTGTLAGILVADGLIDPAAPVTAYVPELARSAFGDATVRQVMDMTTGLAYSEIYTDPSSDIFALRRANGMAPPLPGVPQPSLLEYLTTIAKQGEHDRVFAYKTVNTDVLAWVMRRASGLSLSELLSTRIWQPMGAEEDAHYTVDRLGIESGGGGLNTTTRDLARFGEVMRGGGSFNGRRLFPTSVVEAITCGGDPAKFAPAGYATLPGWSYRTQWWVSHDPHGAYMARGVHGQSLYIDPKAEVVIARYASHPAAGNVANDPITLPAFRAVAMALMG